Proteins encoded in a region of the Bombina bombina isolate aBomBom1 chromosome 12, aBomBom1.pri, whole genome shotgun sequence genome:
- the SLC25A25 gene encoding calcium-binding mitochondrial carrier protein SCaMC-2 isoform X3, with protein sequence MPLLDERVVSAYPKIVKAGDKDQDGQLDFEEFVHYLRDHEKKLRLVFKSLDKKNDGRIDAQEIMQSLRDLGVNISEQQAEKILKSMDKNGTMTIDWNEWRDYHLLHPAENIPEIILYWKHSTIFDMGENLTVPDEFTVEEKQTGMWWRHLVAGGGAGAVSRTCTAPLDRLKVLMQVHATRSNNMSIVGGFAHMIREGGYRSLWRGNGINVIKIAPESAIKFMAYEQIKRLIGSDQEILGIRERLVAGSLAGVIAQSSIYPMEVLKTRMALRKTGQYQGILDCGKKILLKEGVSAFYKGYVPNMLGIIPYAGIDLAVYETLKNAWLQRYATSSADPGVFVLLACGTISSTCGQLASYPLALVRTRMQGQASVEGAPQVSMVNLFKHIIKTEGAFGLYRGLAPNFMKVIPAVSISYVVYENLKLTLGVTSR encoded by the exons ATGCCGCTACTTGATGAGCGTGTTGTATCGGCATATCCA AAAATTGTGAAAGCTGGGGACAAGGACCAGGATGGGCAGCTAGACTTTGAAGAGTTTGTTCACTACCTGCGTGATCATGAGAAGAAGCTGAGACTGGTCTTTAAAAGTCTGGACAAGAAAAATGACG GACGGATTGATGCTCAGGAGATCATGCAGTCCCTCCGAGACCTGGGAGTTAACATCTCAGAGCAGCAGGCAGAGAAGATTTTGAAGAG CATGGATAAGAATGGAACCATGACAATAGATTGGAATGAATGGAGAGATTATCACCTGCTGCATCCAGCAGAAAACATTCCGGAGATCATCCTGTACTGGAAGCACTCTACG ATCTTTGACATGGGAGAGAACTTGACAGTACCAGATGAATTTACAGTAGAAGAGAAGCAGACGGGGATGTGGTGGAGACACCTTGTTGCTGGAGGTGGTGCTGGGGCTGTCTCTCGTACTTGTACTGCTCCCCTGGACAGACTGAAAGTTCTCATGCAG GTTCATGCGACTCGCAGCAATAACATGTCCATTGTGGGGGGCTTCGCTCACATGATCCGAGAAGGTGGGTACCGCTCGCTGTGGCGTGGGAACGGCATTAACGTGATAAAAATCGCTCCAGAGTCTGCAATCAAATTCATGGCATATGAGCAG ATAAAACGTCTAATTGGAAGTGACCAGGAGATATTGGGAATCCGTGAGCGACTTGTAGCTGGTTCTTTGGCTGGTGTAATTGCCCAGAGCAGCATTTATCCCATGGAG GTTCTGAAGACTCGCATGGCACTGCGCAAAACAGGACAGTATCAGGGGATTCTGGACTGTGGGAAAAAGATCTTGCTGAAGGAGGGAGTATCTGCATTTTACAAAGGATATGTCCCAAATATGCTAGGGATCATACCGTATGCTGGCATTGACTTGGCAGTATATGAG ACTCTGAAAAATGCCTGGCTACAGCGATACGCCACAAGCAGTGCTGACCCTGGAGTGTTTGTTTTACTGGCATGTGGGACTATATCCAGCACGTGCGGTCAGCTTGCCAGCTACCCACTGGCACTTGTCCGGACACGCATGCAGGGGCAAG CTTCGGTGGAAGGGGCTCCTCAGGTCTCAATGGTTAATCTATTCAAGCACATCATTAAAACAGAGGGAGCATTTGGACTGTACCGGGGACTGGCCCCCAATTTTATGAAGGTGATTCCTGCCGTCAGCATCAGCTACGTAGTGTACGAGAACCTGAAGCTCACTCTTGGGGTGACCTCTCGGTGA